The following coding sequences are from one Chroogloeocystis siderophila 5.2 s.c.1 window:
- a CDS encoding LysR family transcriptional regulator, whose translation MKQATLHQLKVFEAAARHGSFTRAAEELFLTQPTVSMQVKQLTKAVGLPLFEQVGKRLYLTEAGKELFTTCRAIFEQLAQLEMTVADLKGLKQGQLRLAVITTAKYFVPRLLGPFCQRYPGIDISLQVTNHSGILERLTDNLDDLYVMSQVPEHLDVVFQPFLDNPLVVLAPANHPLANEKNISLSRLAEEPFIMREPGSGTRKAVQKLFAAHEISVEVKLELGSNEAIKQAIAGGLGLSVLSRHTLTPDGASSELTVLDVEHFPIHRNWYVVYPNGKQLSVVARTYLEYLLDAAKQFATS comes from the coding sequence TTGAAGCAAGCAACGCTTCATCAATTAAAAGTTTTTGAGGCTGCGGCACGGCACGGTAGCTTTACGCGGGCAGCGGAGGAGTTATTTTTGACTCAACCAACTGTCTCGATGCAGGTAAAACAACTCACAAAAGCGGTGGGTTTACCTTTGTTCGAGCAAGTCGGTAAGCGCCTTTATCTAACAGAAGCTGGCAAAGAATTGTTTACGACTTGTCGGGCGATTTTTGAGCAGTTAGCGCAGCTAGAAATGACTGTGGCTGACCTCAAAGGGCTAAAACAAGGACAATTAAGACTAGCAGTAATTACAACCGCTAAGTATTTTGTCCCGCGTCTATTAGGTCCATTTTGCCAACGCTATCCTGGAATTGATATTTCTTTACAAGTCACAAACCACTCAGGCATTCTCGAACGCTTGACGGATAACCTTGACGATTTGTATGTAATGAGTCAAGTTCCTGAACACTTAGACGTCGTTTTTCAACCGTTTTTGGATAATCCGCTTGTGGTACTCGCACCCGCAAATCATCCGCTAGCGAATGAAAAAAACATTTCACTATCACGGCTTGCAGAAGAACCTTTTATCATGCGCGAACCTGGGTCAGGAACGCGAAAAGCCGTGCAGAAACTCTTCGCCGCACACGAAATTTCGGTAGAAGTCAAATTAGAACTTGGTAGTAACGAGGCGATCAAGCAAGCGATCGCTGGCGGTTTAGGACTTTCTGTCTTATCTCGCCATACCTTAACACCCGACGGCGCTAGTAGTGAATTAACTGTATTAGATGTAGAACATTTCCCAATTCATCGGAACTGGTATGTTGTATACCCTAACGGTAAGCAGCTTTCTGTTGTAGCGCGTACTTATTTAGAATATTTACTCGACGCGGCTAAACAATTTGCTACTTCTTAA
- a CDS encoding BMC domain-containing protein, producing the protein METPNPGFAPKEQFSRKDDLRESALGLVSTLSFPAIIQTADAMLKSSEVTLVGFEKIGSGHCTAIVRGKVASIRLAVEAGAQTAAEFGQLVSTLVIPRPLPNLDVVFPISNRLSDLAQFERDIRVSSQAIGLLETRGFPVMVGAADAMLKAADVHLMSYEKIGAGLCTAIIRGAVADVVVAVEAGMQEALRIDANSLNAVTVIPRPLDDLEQNLPLASCLIEEQPKPLKLPVAIKDKTPEAELIKLPDLAAIPVEIQQEE; encoded by the coding sequence ATGGAGACACCAAACCCAGGATTCGCTCCCAAAGAGCAGTTCAGCCGCAAAGACGATCTAAGGGAAAGTGCCTTGGGCTTAGTTTCAACCTTGAGCTTTCCGGCAATTATCCAAACTGCTGATGCCATGCTGAAGTCCTCAGAAGTGACTTTGGTAGGATTTGAAAAGATCGGTAGCGGTCACTGTACTGCAATCGTGCGTGGTAAAGTTGCCAGCATTCGCTTGGCGGTGGAAGCAGGAGCACAGACAGCAGCAGAGTTCGGTCAGCTTGTTTCAACGCTGGTTATACCGCGACCTTTACCTAATCTAGACGTTGTGTTTCCGATTAGTAACCGCTTGTCTGACCTGGCTCAGTTTGAACGCGACATTCGCGTGAGTAGTCAAGCAATTGGTTTATTGGAAACGCGCGGCTTTCCAGTCATGGTCGGAGCAGCTGATGCGATGCTGAAAGCGGCTGATGTACACTTGATGTCTTACGAAAAGATCGGCGCGGGGCTATGTACCGCAATTATTCGCGGGGCAGTTGCAGACGTTGTGGTAGCAGTCGAAGCTGGAATGCAAGAAGCTTTACGCATTGACGCTAACTCGTTAAATGCAGTCACCGTCATTCCTAGACCGTTAGATGATTTAGAGCAAAACTTACCTTTAGCAAGTTGCTTAATCGAAGAGCAACCTAAGCCACTGAAGTTACCAGTAGCAATCAAAGATAAGACGCCTGAAGCTGAGTTAATTAAACTACCAGACTTAGCCGCAATTCCAGTAGAAATTCAGCAAGAAGAGTAG
- a CDS encoding MerR family transcriptional regulator, with translation MLIHEVAKHFGITADTVRYYEKQGLLTQKHVRRRTNGYREYTEAALERIRLIRLGQIANFSLAELRSGIELWESGLSDERKAEIWHQQLKRLDKQLEGLQESRSFIMNKLQQLQSCDKA, from the coding sequence ATGCTGATTCACGAAGTTGCTAAACATTTTGGCATCACAGCAGATACAGTGAGATACTATGAAAAGCAAGGATTACTGACGCAAAAGCATGTCCGTCGCCGAACAAACGGCTACCGTGAATACACAGAAGCAGCACTTGAACGCATTCGCTTAATTCGTCTTGGACAAATTGCCAACTTCAGTCTTGCTGAATTGCGTTCTGGAATTGAATTATGGGAATCAGGACTTAGTGATGAGCGGAAAGCCGAAATTTGGCATCAGCAACTAAAGCGCCTCGACAAACAGTTAGAGGGACTCCAAGAGTCTCGGAGCTTTATCATGAATAAGCTT